The proteins below are encoded in one region of Thioalkalivibrio sp. K90mix:
- a CDS encoding P-II family nitrogen regulator, with translation MRFSALIAVLPDDLEQRAIETAKVAGAGGVTIMDARGIGAEARKTFLGMTYEGSQSVLMWVLEKKVALNVLKAVSQDLELEGDPRGVAFTVDIAHLAGIGRKQIEQFQEHVKEEI, from the coding sequence ATGAGATTTTCGGCACTGATCGCCGTGCTTCCGGACGATCTGGAACAGCGCGCCATCGAAACTGCGAAGGTCGCGGGTGCCGGTGGTGTGACCATCATGGATGCCCGCGGCATCGGAGCGGAGGCGCGCAAGACGTTTCTGGGGATGACCTATGAGGGCAGCCAGTCCGTATTGATGTGGGTGCTGGAGAAGAAGGTCGCGCTGAACGTGCTCAAGGCCGTCAGCCAGGACCTGGAACTCGAGGGCGACCCGCGCGGCGTTGCATTCACCGTGGATATTGCCCACTTGGCCGGGATCGGACGCAAGCAGATCGAGCAGTTCCAGGAACACGTTAAGGAAGAAATCTGA
- a CDS encoding CBS domain-containing protein encodes MLVSDILKSNVITVSPLAPLREAMQLMRRHNVKSLVVDKQHEHDAYGIITYTTILKTIVAEEGDIDLSNVYDVCAKPVITVPAEMDVKYVARLMVNQGIRRLVVLRGNTLEGIVTTSDIVGSILEMADME; translated from the coding sequence ATGCTGGTAAGCGACATCCTGAAGTCCAATGTGATTACCGTGTCGCCGCTCGCGCCCTTGCGCGAGGCGATGCAGTTGATGCGGCGGCACAACGTCAAGTCCCTGGTGGTGGACAAGCAGCACGAGCACGACGCCTACGGCATCATCACCTACACGACAATCCTGAAGACCATCGTCGCGGAGGAGGGCGATATCGACCTCTCCAATGTCTATGATGTCTGTGCGAAGCCGGTGATCACCGTACCGGCCGAGATGGATGTGAAGTACGTGGCCCGGCTGATGGTCAATCAGGGCATCCGGCGCCTGGTCGTGCTGCGGGGCAATACCCTGGAAGGAATCGTCACCACCAGCGATATCGTGGGATCGATTCTCGAAATGGCGGATATGGAATGA
- a CDS encoding diguanylate cyclase, with protein sequence MATVAYIEGFEKLRLLDAAIDQSRHSVLITDADLDDGPRIVYVNAGFEQMTGYAADEVLGETPRLLQGPRTSRVILDRLRAALSAGETFDGEVINYRKDGSTYVVRSYISPVYAEEAPERVTHYVSLQQDVTDERARDEQLRLLSTAVEVSGDPVLITDPEGTITYVNAAFEELMGYSRSEVLGENPRRFKSGRQDDAFYQGMWRALERGESFRGEFLNRRRDGSLIHLEQTITPVLDDHGKISHYVALGKDVTDRLRMEDEIRRVAHTDWLTGVANRLSLGNTLEAEIERSQRYGRPLSLIMFDLDHFKAVNDQYGHEAGDEVLKALAQTVSAELRDADTLGRWGGEEFIIVVPETRLVGATALAEKLRQAVSTMSVPGVPGVTASFGVAELASGDSAKLLARRADEAMYQAKQAGRDRVVAL encoded by the coding sequence GTGGCCACTGTCGCGTACATCGAGGGGTTCGAGAAACTCCGGCTGCTGGATGCAGCCATCGACCAGTCGCGCCACTCCGTCCTGATCACGGACGCGGACCTCGACGACGGGCCGCGCATTGTCTACGTGAATGCTGGATTCGAGCAGATGACGGGATACGCGGCGGACGAGGTGCTGGGCGAGACCCCGCGCCTGCTGCAGGGCCCGCGGACATCACGGGTAATCCTCGACCGCCTGCGCGCTGCACTCAGTGCAGGCGAGACCTTCGATGGCGAGGTCATCAACTATCGCAAGGATGGCAGCACGTACGTGGTGCGCTCGTATATCTCCCCCGTGTATGCCGAGGAGGCGCCCGAGCGGGTCACCCACTATGTGTCCCTGCAACAGGACGTGACGGACGAACGGGCACGCGATGAGCAGCTAAGGCTGTTGTCGACGGCGGTTGAAGTGTCCGGGGACCCGGTGCTGATTACTGATCCTGAAGGCACGATCACCTACGTCAATGCCGCGTTCGAGGAGCTGATGGGCTACTCGCGCAGCGAGGTGCTGGGCGAGAATCCCCGGCGCTTCAAGTCGGGCCGCCAGGATGACGCGTTCTATCAAGGGATGTGGCGGGCACTGGAGCGCGGCGAGAGCTTCCGGGGCGAATTCCTGAATCGGCGCCGCGATGGTTCCCTGATCCACCTGGAGCAGACCATCACCCCGGTGCTCGATGACCACGGCAAAATCTCGCATTACGTCGCCCTGGGCAAGGATGTGACCGACCGGCTGCGCATGGAAGACGAGATTCGCCGGGTGGCGCATACCGACTGGCTGACCGGCGTCGCGAATCGGCTAAGCCTCGGGAACACGCTGGAGGCGGAGATCGAGCGCAGCCAGCGCTATGGTCGTCCGCTGAGCCTGATCATGTTCGATCTGGATCACTTCAAGGCCGTAAATGATCAGTACGGGCACGAGGCGGGTGACGAGGTCCTCAAGGCGCTGGCGCAAACGGTGAGCGCGGAGCTGCGCGACGCGGACACCCTGGGTCGCTGGGGTGGCGAGGAGTTCATCATCGTGGTGCCCGAGACGCGACTGGTCGGGGCGACGGCCCTGGCCGAGAAACTGCGCCAGGCCGTCTCCACCATGAGCGTGCCCGGGGTGCCCGGTGTGACGGCGAGCTTCGGGGTCGCCGAACTCGCCTCCGGCGACAGCGCGAAGCTCCTCGCGCGGCGCGCGGACGAGGCCATGTACCAGGCGAAGCAGGCAGGGCGTGATCGGGTCGTGGCCCTGTAG
- a CDS encoding class I SAM-dependent methyltransferase, whose product MSEPQVKTEEKKQHFDDIYVAETPVPFKERIIDALDYISDDFNRQTFDRLILPWAQQQAEAGKTLNYVDLCCCFGNTTMAAVHGMDVEAIRANWADEQACKMVAAPRRLPIRTTGIDISGNALAYGKSAGLFDQTFEADLNQADAETRNAIEQSMEEADIVISTASLVYLDPPAIESLVDAFARGKGEGYMLVNFLNPFALEKADATKRLLLNRLDFVGSTATRHRRLSPLEQENYPGEDWALLEIWVLRRRG is encoded by the coding sequence ATGAGTGAGCCGCAAGTGAAGACCGAGGAGAAGAAGCAGCATTTCGACGATATCTACGTCGCCGAGACCCCTGTGCCGTTCAAGGAGCGCATCATCGACGCGCTCGATTACATCTCCGACGACTTCAACCGGCAAACCTTCGACCGGCTGATTCTCCCCTGGGCGCAGCAGCAGGCGGAAGCAGGCAAGACCCTGAACTACGTCGACCTGTGCTGCTGCTTTGGCAACACCACCATGGCGGCCGTGCACGGTATGGATGTCGAGGCAATCCGCGCCAACTGGGCCGATGAGCAGGCCTGCAAGATGGTCGCCGCCCCGCGCCGCCTGCCCATCAGGACCACCGGGATCGACATCTCCGGCAACGCCCTGGCCTACGGCAAGAGCGCGGGTCTGTTCGACCAGACCTTCGAGGCCGACTTGAACCAGGCCGACGCCGAGACGCGCAACGCGATCGAGCAGTCGATGGAAGAGGCGGACATCGTCATCTCCACCGCGTCGCTGGTTTATCTGGACCCGCCGGCCATCGAAAGCCTGGTGGACGCCTTCGCACGCGGCAAGGGCGAAGGCTACATGCTGGTGAATTTTCTCAACCCCTTCGCACTAGAAAAAGCGGACGCCACCAAGCGTTTGTTGCTGAATCGTCTGGACTTTGTCGGCAGTACCGCGACCCGTCACCGTCGTCTTTCCCCGCTGGAGCAGGAAAACTACCCCGGCGAAGACTGGGCCCTGCTGGAAATCTGGGTGCTGCGTCGCCGCGGATAA
- a CDS encoding phosphomannomutase/phosphoglucomutase, whose protein sequence is MKIDCFKAYDVRGRVPDQLNPEVVYAIGRAFAEEVRPGRTVVGHDIRLSSPALAQALTEGLTAGGSDVADIGLCGTEEVYFATAHYGAGGGVMVTASHNPLDYNGLKLVRSEARPISGDSGLQAIRACAERGDFRPMPQGQVHPLDHRPDYIARLLASVDREALPKLRVVVNPGNGGAGPVLEALEPHLPFELIHVNFEPDGHFPNGIPNPLLPQNRAATADAVRRHGADLGVAWDGDFDRCFFFDAAGNFIEGYYIVGLLAQACLEAGQPGERIVHDPRLTWNTIEMVRAAGGEPIQSKTGHAFMKERLRHEDAIYGGEMSAHHYFRDFYYCDSGMLPWLRVAELMGRRGQPLGDMVAERMARYPCSGELNFEVADVAMATDRVLKAFAGQGGVEDRTDGVSLEFSDWRFNLRSSNTEPLLRLNVETRADPALLERRVEELSRLIRG, encoded by the coding sequence ATGAAGATCGATTGTTTCAAGGCGTATGACGTACGCGGCCGCGTGCCGGATCAACTCAACCCCGAGGTGGTATACGCCATCGGACGCGCCTTTGCCGAAGAGGTCCGTCCTGGCCGCACGGTAGTGGGGCACGATATCCGCCTGTCCAGCCCGGCACTGGCCCAGGCCCTGACCGAAGGACTGACCGCTGGCGGCAGCGATGTGGCCGACATCGGCCTGTGCGGGACCGAAGAGGTCTACTTTGCGACTGCGCACTACGGGGCCGGCGGCGGGGTGATGGTTACCGCCAGCCACAATCCGCTGGATTACAACGGACTCAAGCTCGTGCGCAGCGAGGCACGTCCGATCAGTGGCGACTCCGGGCTGCAGGCGATCCGGGCATGCGCGGAGCGCGGCGACTTCCGCCCCATGCCGCAGGGCCAGGTGCATCCGCTGGACCACCGGCCGGACTACATTGCCAGACTGCTCGCATCGGTCGACCGCGAGGCCCTGCCGAAGCTGCGCGTAGTCGTGAACCCGGGCAATGGTGGTGCGGGCCCGGTGCTGGAGGCACTGGAACCGCATCTGCCGTTCGAGCTGATCCACGTGAATTTCGAGCCGGACGGACATTTCCCCAATGGCATCCCCAACCCGCTGTTGCCGCAGAACCGCGCGGCGACGGCGGATGCCGTGCGCCGGCATGGGGCGGATCTGGGGGTGGCCTGGGATGGCGATTTCGACCGCTGCTTCTTCTTCGATGCGGCGGGGAATTTCATCGAGGGTTACTACATCGTGGGGCTTCTGGCGCAGGCCTGTCTGGAAGCCGGACAACCCGGCGAGCGGATCGTCCACGATCCACGCCTGACCTGGAACACCATCGAGATGGTGCGAGCCGCGGGTGGCGAGCCGATACAGTCGAAAACCGGGCATGCGTTCATGAAGGAGCGGCTGCGTCATGAGGATGCCATCTACGGCGGCGAGATGAGTGCCCACCACTACTTCCGCGACTTCTACTACTGCGACAGCGGGATGCTGCCCTGGCTGCGAGTGGCCGAACTGATGGGGCGGCGTGGCCAGCCGCTGGGCGACATGGTGGCGGAGCGCATGGCCCGCTACCCCTGCAGCGGCGAGCTGAACTTCGAGGTCGCGGATGTTGCGATGGCCACCGACCGCGTACTGAAGGCCTTTGCCGGGCAGGGCGGGGTGGAGGATCGGACCGATGGGGTCAGCCTCGAATTCTCGGACTGGCGCTTTAACCTGCGCAGCTCCAATACCGAGCCGCTGCTGCGGCTGAACGTCGAGACCCGTGCCGATCCAGCCCTGCTGGAGCGCCGCGTGGAAGAGCTTTCCCGCCTGATACGGGGATAA
- a CDS encoding mannose-1-phosphate guanylyltransferase/mannose-6-phosphate isomerase, translated as MAPADIQNQLQPVILAGGTGTRLWPVSRSHYPKQFLPLTGDQTLLQQTVTRLEGLHTAPPLVLANVEHRFLAAEQLRAIGVEQARILLEPEGRNTAPAIALAALQARAEGRDPLLLVLAADHHIGDGDAFQAAVGRTVALAEAGYLVTFGIVPVTPETGYGYIQQGESLGEAGARVARFVEKPDAATASEYLSQGGYLWNSGMFVFRASQYLQELERFEPEIVTACQSALEGAREDLDFLRVDPESFARAPNISVDYAVMERTDRAAVTPLAAGWSDIGSWSALAGVRGTDEQGNTLRGDCLLEDSEGCVVDADGLLVAGIGLRNLAVVATRDAVLVADRDRVQDVKRIVERLKSDNRSEHVDHPAVYRPWGCYECVDVGRRYQVKRITVKPGAKLSLQMHHHRAEHWVVVSGTARVRNGEETYLVTENQSTYVPIGQIHSLENPGAIPLELIEIQSGSYLGEDDIVRLEDLYGRV; from the coding sequence ATGGCGCCTGCCGATATCCAGAACCAACTGCAGCCGGTGATCCTGGCGGGCGGGACCGGCACGCGGCTGTGGCCGGTGTCGCGCAGCCACTACCCCAAGCAGTTCCTGCCCCTGACCGGCGACCAGACACTGCTGCAGCAGACCGTCACCCGACTGGAGGGCCTGCACACGGCGCCACCGCTGGTGCTGGCCAACGTCGAGCATCGCTTTCTGGCCGCCGAACAACTGCGGGCGATTGGTGTCGAGCAGGCGCGCATCCTGCTGGAGCCGGAGGGGCGCAACACGGCCCCGGCAATTGCCCTGGCGGCACTGCAGGCCCGGGCAGAGGGGCGTGACCCTTTGCTGCTGGTCCTGGCCGCCGATCACCACATCGGCGATGGCGATGCCTTCCAGGCTGCCGTGGGCCGCACCGTGGCGCTGGCGGAGGCCGGCTATCTGGTCACCTTCGGGATCGTGCCCGTGACGCCCGAGACCGGCTACGGCTATATCCAGCAGGGCGAGTCGCTGGGCGAGGCCGGTGCGCGGGTCGCGCGTTTTGTCGAAAAGCCCGATGCCGCCACCGCAAGCGAGTACCTGAGCCAGGGGGGCTATCTCTGGAACAGCGGCATGTTCGTGTTCCGCGCCTCGCAGTATCTGCAGGAGCTGGAGCGCTTCGAGCCCGAGATCGTGACGGCCTGTCAGTCCGCGCTGGAGGGCGCGCGCGAGGACCTCGATTTCCTGCGCGTGGACCCGGAGTCGTTTGCCCGGGCCCCGAACATCTCGGTGGACTATGCCGTAATGGAGCGCACCGACCGCGCGGCGGTTACGCCCCTGGCTGCGGGCTGGAGTGACATTGGCTCCTGGTCCGCGCTGGCCGGGGTACGCGGCACCGACGAGCAGGGCAATACCCTGCGCGGCGATTGCCTGCTGGAGGACAGCGAGGGCTGTGTGGTCGATGCCGATGGCCTGCTGGTCGCGGGGATCGGCTTGCGCAACCTCGCGGTGGTCGCCACGCGTGATGCGGTACTGGTGGCGGACCGTGATCGCGTGCAGGACGTCAAGCGCATCGTCGAGCGGCTGAAATCGGACAACCGCAGCGAGCATGTGGACCACCCGGCGGTGTATCGCCCCTGGGGCTGCTACGAGTGTGTGGACGTCGGGCGGCGCTATCAGGTCAAGCGCATTACCGTGAAACCCGGGGCGAAGCTCTCGCTGCAGATGCATCACCACCGCGCGGAGCACTGGGTGGTCGTCAGCGGCACCGCGCGAGTGCGCAACGGCGAAGAGACCTATCTGGTAACGGAGAACCAGTCCACCTATGTGCCGATCGGGCAGATCCACTCGCTGGAAAACCCGGGCGCGATCCCGCTGGAGCTGATCGAGATCCAGTCCGGCAGCTATCTGGGCGAGGACGACATCGTGCGGCTGGAGGACCTCTACGGCCGCGTCTGA
- a CDS encoding error-prone DNA polymerase, producing the protein MDPTTPEPPEYAELMAVSNFSFLRGASHPEELVERARALGYRALALTDIASLAGVVRAHAAAKECGLHLILGATFQLADGPALTLLVRNAAGYAALCRLITQARGAADKGHYHLTRADLDVLPAEARAGWHVLLRIEPEPAEPALAEAVRWLAGWATPGQAHLAVSQLRTPEDATLATRARQLAEATRLPIVACGDVHMHSRGRRALQDVLTALRQRTTVAEAAPARFPNGERCLRPRDDLATLYPAPWLAASVRIARDCDFSLDAVTYRYPTDPLPRDTSPAAYLREETLKGARGRWPDGIPPKVTEQIERELGIIAQLGYEPYFLTVYDIVRFARGRGILCQGRGSAANSAVCYALGITAVDPSRSSMLFERFISAERGEPPDIDVDFEHERREEVIQYIYQRYGRERAALACTVIRYRRRSALRDVGRALGISRARLDALTANLAWWDDGIPAERLREVGLDPDGALARQWQALTAELLGFPRHLSQHTGGFVIAEGRLDELVPIENAAMPERSVIQWDKDDLDAVGLLKIDVLALGMLSCVRRALELMAQHRGRDWGLADVPAEDPAVYRMLQKADTLGIFQIESRAQMSMLPRLKPANFYDLVIEIAIVRPGPIQGEMVHPYLKRRAHPERVSYPNAEVKRVLGRTLGVPIFQEQVIELAMVAAGFSAGEADGLRRAIGAWRRTGQLARYRERLMDGMRQRGYPEKFAEQLYKQILGFGEYGFPESHSASFALITWVSSWLKCHEPAIFACALLNSQPMGFYAPAQIVADARRHGVEVRPVDVRCSDWDCTVEPVAGSDALALRLGLNRVGGLAQAVAERVVAARAERPFADVPDLVARAALTRAQANRLARADALKGLAGNRHQARWATEAVEEPLPLFADAPAETVREADVTPLLPGPDAVDDLVQDYATQGLSLGPHPLALMRPFLEQRRLPTAARLLERPGHPGARYAGLVITRQRPGSAHGTVFLTLEDESGTLNLIVWPDRVERFRAEVLHGRLLEAHGEWQYSEGVGHLIVQRLIDRSDWLGELTTRSRDFG; encoded by the coding sequence ATGGATCCCACTACCCCCGAACCGCCGGAGTACGCCGAGCTTATGGCGGTCAGCAACTTCTCGTTCCTGCGCGGGGCTTCGCACCCGGAGGAGCTGGTGGAGCGGGCCCGGGCGCTGGGCTATCGCGCGCTGGCGCTGACCGATATCGCCTCGCTGGCCGGCGTGGTGCGCGCGCACGCGGCGGCGAAGGAATGTGGCTTGCACCTGATCCTGGGGGCGACCTTCCAGCTCGCGGACGGCCCCGCTCTGACCCTGCTGGTACGCAATGCGGCGGGCTACGCCGCGCTGTGCCGCCTGATCACTCAGGCGCGCGGGGCAGCGGACAAGGGGCATTACCACCTGACCCGGGCGGACCTCGACGTCCTGCCCGCCGAGGCGCGGGCTGGCTGGCACGTCCTGCTGCGTATCGAACCCGAGCCCGCAGAACCGGCGCTCGCCGAAGCCGTCCGCTGGCTGGCCGGATGGGCCACGCCGGGTCAGGCCCATCTGGCGGTCAGCCAGTTGCGTACGCCGGAGGATGCCACGCTCGCAACCCGCGCACGACAGCTCGCCGAGGCGACGAGACTCCCGATCGTCGCCTGCGGCGACGTGCACATGCACAGCCGGGGCCGGCGTGCGTTGCAGGACGTGCTCACCGCTCTGCGCCAGCGCACCACGGTCGCCGAGGCGGCCCCGGCGCGCTTCCCCAACGGCGAGCGCTGCCTGCGCCCGCGCGACGACCTGGCCACGTTGTATCCCGCCCCCTGGCTCGCGGCCAGTGTGCGGATCGCGCGGGACTGCGACTTTTCGCTGGATGCGGTCACCTACCGCTACCCGACCGATCCCCTGCCCCGGGACACGAGCCCGGCCGCCTACCTGCGCGAGGAAACCCTCAAGGGGGCACGGGGGCGCTGGCCCGACGGCATCCCGCCGAAGGTGACGGAGCAGATCGAGCGCGAGCTCGGGATCATCGCGCAGCTTGGCTACGAGCCCTACTTTCTGACGGTCTACGACATCGTGCGCTTTGCCCGCGGCCGCGGGATCCTGTGCCAGGGGCGCGGCTCGGCGGCGAATTCTGCCGTGTGCTATGCCCTCGGCATTACGGCGGTGGACCCCTCGCGCTCCAGCATGCTGTTCGAGCGCTTCATCTCCGCCGAGCGCGGCGAGCCACCGGATATCGACGTCGACTTCGAGCACGAGCGCCGCGAGGAGGTCATCCAGTACATCTACCAGCGCTACGGCCGCGAGCGCGCGGCGCTGGCCTGTACCGTGATCCGCTACCGCCGCCGCAGCGCCCTGCGCGACGTCGGCCGCGCCCTGGGCATCTCGCGCGCACGACTGGATGCGCTGACCGCCAACCTCGCCTGGTGGGACGACGGCATCCCCGCCGAGCGGCTGCGCGAGGTCGGGCTGGACCCGGATGGCGCCCTGGCCCGGCAGTGGCAGGCCCTGACCGCCGAGCTGCTGGGCTTTCCCCGCCACCTGTCGCAGCACACCGGCGGCTTCGTGATCGCCGAGGGCCGGCTGGACGAGCTGGTGCCGATCGAGAACGCGGCAATGCCGGAGCGCTCGGTGATCCAGTGGGACAAGGACGACCTGGATGCCGTGGGCCTGTTGAAGATCGACGTGCTGGCACTGGGCATGCTCTCCTGCGTGCGCCGCGCGCTGGAGCTAATGGCCCAGCACCGGGGCCGCGACTGGGGCCTGGCCGACGTCCCCGCCGAGGACCCGGCGGTCTATCGCATGCTGCAGAAGGCCGACACCCTGGGCATATTCCAGATCGAGTCGCGCGCGCAGATGAGCATGCTGCCCCGCCTGAAACCGGCAAACTTCTACGACCTGGTGATCGAGATCGCCATCGTGCGCCCCGGCCCGATCCAGGGCGAGATGGTGCACCCGTACCTGAAGCGCCGCGCCCACCCGGAGCGGGTAAGCTACCCGAACGCAGAGGTGAAGCGCGTACTCGGGCGCACCCTGGGCGTGCCGATCTTCCAGGAACAGGTGATCGAGCTGGCGATGGTCGCGGCCGGCTTCTCCGCTGGCGAGGCGGACGGGCTGCGCCGCGCGATCGGGGCCTGGCGCCGCACCGGCCAGCTCGCGCGCTACCGCGAACGCTTGATGGACGGGATGCGGCAACGCGGCTATCCGGAGAAATTCGCCGAGCAGCTGTACAAGCAGATCCTCGGCTTTGGCGAGTACGGCTTTCCCGAGTCCCACTCGGCCAGCTTTGCGCTGATCACCTGGGTCTCGTCCTGGCTCAAGTGCCATGAACCGGCGATCTTCGCCTGCGCCCTGCTGAACAGCCAGCCGATGGGCTTCTACGCCCCGGCGCAGATCGTCGCCGATGCGCGCCGCCACGGCGTGGAGGTGCGCCCGGTGGATGTGCGCTGCAGTGACTGGGACTGCACGGTGGAGCCCGTAGCCGGAAGCGACGCGCTGGCCCTGCGCCTGGGCCTGAACCGGGTCGGCGGGCTCGCGCAGGCCGTGGCCGAGCGTGTCGTCGCCGCGCGCGCCGAACGCCCGTTCGCGGACGTACCGGATCTGGTCGCCCGCGCTGCACTCACCCGCGCCCAGGCCAACCGCCTGGCCCGCGCCGACGCCCTGAAGGGGCTGGCCGGCAACCGCCACCAGGCGCGCTGGGCGACCGAGGCGGTGGAGGAACCCCTGCCCCTGTTCGCCGACGCCCCGGCCGAGACGGTGCGCGAGGCCGACGTAACCCCGCTGCTGCCGGGCCCGGATGCGGTGGACGACCTGGTGCAGGACTATGCCACCCAGGGCCTGAGCCTGGGCCCGCACCCGCTGGCGCTGATGCGCCCGTTCCTGGAGCAAAGACGTTTACCCACCGCCGCCCGGCTACTGGAACGCCCCGGGCACCCCGGCGCCCGCTATGCCGGCCTCGTGATCACCCGCCAGCGGCCCGGCTCGGCCCATGGCACGGTATTCCTGACACTGGAGGACGAAAGCGGCACGCTGAACCTGATCGTCTGGCCGGACCGGGTGGAGCGCTTTCGCGCCGAGGTCCTGCACGGCCGCCTGCTGGAGGCCCACGGCGAGTGGCAGTACAGCGAGGGGGTCGGCCACTTGATCGTGCAGCGCCTGATCGACCGCAGCGACTGGCTGGGCGAGCTGACCACCCGCTCCCGCGACTTCGGCTAG